A single region of the Mycobacterium lentiflavum genome encodes:
- a CDS encoding class I SAM-dependent methyltransferase produces MTQTATELEVRPPSAAWLRIMALVYDPFVWAGELAGMRRRRRTLVSAARGRVVEIGAGTGLNIAHYPDDIDDLVLMEPEPAMRRKLARRLQRHARPARIVNAPAECLPLTDESVDTVVSTLVLCTVEDPERALREIARVLRPGGQLLFVEHVRANSRLLAAWQDYLFRPWRAFAGGCCCNRPTGELMRACGFAVTAEDFVWRGMPRIVHPLLMGRATR; encoded by the coding sequence ATGACTCAGACCGCTACGGAACTGGAAGTGCGCCCGCCGTCCGCGGCCTGGCTGCGGATCATGGCGCTGGTGTACGACCCGTTCGTGTGGGCCGGCGAGCTGGCGGGGATGCGGCGCCGGCGGCGCACGCTGGTGAGTGCCGCGCGGGGACGCGTCGTCGAGATCGGTGCGGGGACGGGGCTGAACATCGCGCACTATCCCGACGACATCGATGATCTGGTGCTCATGGAGCCCGAGCCGGCCATGCGCCGAAAGCTCGCGCGCCGGTTGCAGCGGCATGCCCGTCCGGCGCGGATCGTCAACGCACCCGCAGAGTGCCTACCGCTGACCGACGAGTCGGTGGATACCGTTGTCTCAACCCTTGTCCTGTGCACCGTCGAGGATCCGGAACGTGCGTTGCGTGAGATCGCTCGCGTGTTGCGCCCGGGCGGGCAGTTGCTGTTCGTCGAACACGTTCGGGCGAATTCACGGTTGCTTGCGGCCTGGCAGGACTACCTGTTCCGCCCCTGGCGTGCCTTCGCCGGCGGATGCTGCTGCAACCGCCCCACCGGGGAGCTGATGCGCGCCTGCGGATTTGCGGTCACGGCAGAGGATTTTGTGTGGCGCGGAATGCCGCGGATCGTCCATCCGCTCTTGATGGGGCGGGCAACGCGCTAG
- a CDS encoding Hsp20/alpha crystallin family protein: MLMRSDPFRELDRFAQQVLGTAARPAVMPMDAWREGEEFVVEFDLPGIDADSLDIDIERNVVNVRAERPALDPNREMLATERPRGVFSRQLVLGDNLDTDKIEASYTEGVLRLRIPVAEKAKPRKISIGRGEGRQAIDQREVINA, encoded by the coding sequence ATGCTGATGCGTAGCGACCCCTTCCGGGAGCTGGACCGTTTCGCCCAACAAGTACTGGGCACGGCCGCCCGCCCCGCGGTGATGCCGATGGATGCTTGGCGCGAGGGCGAGGAATTCGTCGTCGAGTTCGACCTGCCGGGAATCGACGCCGATTCGCTGGACATCGACATCGAGCGCAATGTGGTGAACGTCCGGGCCGAACGTCCGGCCCTCGATCCCAACCGGGAGATGCTCGCCACCGAGCGGCCGCGCGGCGTGTTCAGCAGACAGCTGGTGCTCGGCGACAACCTCGACACCGACAAGATCGAGGCGTCCTACACCGAAGGCGTCCTGCGACTGCGCATCCCGGTGGCCGAGAAAGCCAAGCCGCGCAAGATCAGCATCGGCCGTGGCGAGGGACGCCAGGCCATCGACCAACGGGAGGTCATCAACGCCTAG
- a CDS encoding alpha/beta fold hydrolase has translation MLAKSEIRFLRVGDRRVAFDVRGDGPPLVAPAWWVSHLELDWEGDGFRRFWEVVADGYTLVRYDRLGVGMSDRTVDDSDLTLDGEVAMLRALLDELGYERVSLLGGSCGSCTAIAYAATYPEQIERLVLYGSYANGSAITTAEVGDAIVAAVRAHWGLGSRLLSNMFLGAAESAEHERFARLQREAATAEAAAALLRLVYRLDVRAYLPQVSAETLVVHRRGDRAVPHRLGREVAAAIPGAALTSLPGSAHFPWHGDVDSVARACREALGPLEPLSQPTTREPEPDLLSAREREILACLARGLNDREIAEQLVLSPHTVHRHVANIRRKLGRTSRAAAVAEAARLGLL, from the coding sequence ATGCTGGCGAAGTCCGAGATCCGGTTCCTGCGCGTCGGCGACCGCCGGGTGGCGTTCGACGTACGCGGGGACGGTCCACCACTGGTGGCCCCGGCATGGTGGGTAAGCCATCTCGAACTCGACTGGGAGGGCGACGGCTTCCGGCGATTCTGGGAAGTCGTCGCCGACGGATACACCCTGGTCCGCTACGACCGCCTCGGCGTCGGCATGTCGGACCGCACGGTCGATGATTCGGACCTGACCCTGGACGGGGAAGTGGCCATGCTGCGCGCGCTGCTCGACGAGCTGGGGTACGAACGCGTATCGCTGCTGGGCGGATCCTGCGGAAGCTGCACCGCAATCGCTTATGCCGCAACGTATCCCGAACAGATCGAGCGGTTGGTACTGTACGGGTCCTACGCCAACGGTTCGGCCATCACCACAGCGGAAGTGGGCGACGCGATTGTCGCGGCGGTTCGCGCGCATTGGGGACTCGGCTCCCGTCTGCTCAGCAACATGTTCCTCGGCGCAGCCGAATCCGCGGAGCACGAACGCTTTGCCCGGTTGCAGCGCGAGGCCGCGACCGCCGAGGCCGCCGCGGCGTTGTTGCGCCTCGTCTATCGCCTCGACGTACGGGCCTACCTCCCTCAGGTCAGCGCTGAAACGCTGGTGGTCCATCGACGTGGCGATCGGGCCGTGCCGCACCGGCTCGGACGCGAGGTCGCGGCCGCGATCCCGGGGGCTGCTTTGACCTCCCTGCCCGGGAGCGCGCACTTCCCCTGGCACGGTGATGTGGATTCCGTCGCACGCGCATGTCGCGAAGCGCTGGGGCCGCTGGAACCTCTGTCGCAGCCGACTACGCGCGAGCCGGAGCCGGACCTGCTCTCCGCCCGTGAACGCGAGATCCTTGCCTGCCTCGCGCGCGGTCTGAACGATCGCGAAATCGCCGAGCAGCTCGTGCTGAGCCCGCATACGGTGCACCGACACGTCGCGAACATCCGCCGCAAGCTTGGGCGTACCTCACGCGCGGCCGCCGTTGCCGAGGCAGCGCGTCTCGGACTTCTCTGA
- a CDS encoding MFS transporter small subunit gives MTVGRSVATSPRGSLLGVASWLWVGVPFAYGLYELVVKIPALFTN, from the coding sequence ATGACCGTCGGCCGATCGGTCGCGACGTCGCCGCGCGGCAGCCTGCTGGGTGTTGCCAGCTGGTTGTGGGTGGGAGTGCCATTTGCCTACGGCCTCTACGAGCTGGTGGTGAAGATTCCCGCGTTGTTCACGAACTAA
- a CDS encoding deoxyribodipyrimidine photolyase, which translates to MLHSVILASSDPLAAGFILRGIKGIFVAIGSVIAAIVCGLIAAMKGRNPLGWGLLGLFFSILTLIVIIVIPSKKS; encoded by the coding sequence ATGTTGCACTCGGTAATTCTGGCTAGTTCGGATCCGCTTGCGGCAGGGTTCATTCTGCGCGGGATCAAGGGGATATTCGTCGCCATCGGCAGCGTGATCGCCGCAATAGTTTGCGGCCTCATCGCCGCCATGAAGGGCCGTAATCCGTTGGGATGGGGACTTCTCGGGCTGTTCTTCTCAATCCTTACCCTGATCGTCATTATCGTCATTCCGAGCAAGAAGTCATAG
- a CDS encoding LysR family transcriptional regulator, with product MELRQLEAFVAVATELHFGRAAQKLHVGQPTVSELVQRLEREMGAPLLTRTTRRVAVTSAGNELLGRAKVILDEVAAAAAAVRRLTQGDAGTVRLGITPTVAPVLAPHLATALQADVPEVELDVRRMWLTDLDRAVAEGRVDVAITCGLVPDRPGVVGEVFCGERLLVGLRADHRLATRDAVALADLAGETLGIHSETLFPAWALAQRQALEAAVVSPPTVELADFDLSAGRWTTQPDVGWILKTASIVGAEVTDTIRPVIPSQFVPYTLQWNPARAPTAAISRFVHLALTTDVPSGWVTQPDHLRHDPA from the coding sequence GTGGAGCTGCGTCAGCTAGAGGCTTTCGTGGCAGTCGCCACCGAGTTGCACTTCGGCCGTGCTGCTCAAAAGCTGCACGTGGGCCAACCGACGGTAAGCGAACTTGTGCAGCGTTTGGAGCGTGAGATGGGCGCGCCGTTGTTGACGCGCACCACTCGGCGGGTCGCTGTGACAAGCGCGGGAAACGAGTTGCTCGGTCGTGCCAAGGTCATCCTGGACGAGGTCGCAGCTGCCGCCGCGGCGGTGCGCCGGTTGACACAAGGCGACGCCGGCACCGTGCGCCTGGGTATCACGCCGACGGTTGCGCCGGTGCTTGCACCCCACCTTGCTACCGCCCTACAAGCCGATGTGCCCGAGGTCGAACTCGACGTTCGACGGATGTGGTTGACCGACCTCGATCGCGCTGTCGCTGAGGGCAGAGTCGATGTCGCGATCACCTGCGGTCTGGTGCCGGACCGTCCCGGAGTCGTAGGAGAGGTGTTCTGCGGCGAGCGCTTGCTGGTGGGATTGCGGGCCGATCACCGCCTTGCTACTCGCGATGCGGTCGCACTGGCCGACTTGGCGGGTGAGACGCTCGGCATTCACAGCGAGACACTTTTCCCGGCGTGGGCGCTGGCGCAGCGACAGGCCCTTGAGGCCGCCGTCGTATCACCACCCACCGTTGAACTCGCCGATTTCGATTTATCTGCTGGTCGATGGACAACGCAACCCGACGTCGGCTGGATTCTCAAGACTGCATCCATCGTCGGGGCGGAGGTGACCGACACCATTCGGCCGGTGATTCCGAGCCAATTCGTGCCATACACCTTGCAATGGAACCCTGCTCGGGCCCCGACCGCCGCGATCAGCCGATTTGTGCACTTGGCGCTCACCACGGATGTGCCCTCAGGCTGGGTCACCCAGCCTGACCACTTGCGGCACGACCCTGCCTGA
- a CDS encoding GAF and ANTAR domain-containing protein yields the protein MPDDNNTIVSQLAELVAGIARQSTDTDAGLQELVDSGAEHVTGCQYAGITLADAGQGVTNVIATHQYAADLDAAQERYREGPFLAATWEHHVMHVADLSADERWPRFQQFALEHTPIRSVLSYELFVDGGTIAALNLYAEQPHTFTQESIELGGIFATHVALAWSMMRRTDQFRSALASRDIIGQAKGVVMERFSIDAVEAFELLTRLSQESNRKLIDLAEALIESEHPLKRRHRQH from the coding sequence ATGCCGGACGATAACAACACGATCGTCTCGCAATTGGCAGAGCTCGTTGCCGGCATCGCTCGCCAGAGCACGGACACCGATGCCGGGCTCCAGGAGCTCGTCGACAGCGGCGCGGAGCATGTCACCGGTTGCCAATACGCGGGAATTACCCTCGCCGACGCGGGCCAAGGGGTCACCAACGTGATTGCCACGCATCAGTACGCGGCGGATCTCGACGCCGCGCAGGAGCGCTACCGGGAAGGGCCGTTTCTCGCGGCCACGTGGGAGCACCACGTTATGCACGTCGCGGACCTCAGCGCTGACGAACGATGGCCGCGTTTTCAGCAATTTGCCCTGGAGCACACCCCGATCCGCTCCGTATTGTCCTACGAGCTGTTCGTCGACGGCGGCACGATCGCGGCGCTGAATCTATACGCCGAGCAGCCACACACATTCACCCAGGAGTCAATTGAACTCGGCGGCATCTTCGCCACCCACGTCGCACTGGCGTGGTCGATGATGCGGCGCACGGACCAATTTCGCAGCGCCCTCGCATCACGGGACATCATCGGTCAGGCCAAAGGCGTGGTCATGGAGCGGTTCAGCATCGATGCCGTCGAGGCGTTCGAACTCCTTACTCGGCTATCGCAGGAATCCAACAGGAAGCTGATCGATCTCGCCGAGGCACTGATCGAAAGCGAACATCCACTCAAGCGCCGGCACCGGCAGCATTAG
- a CDS encoding L-lactate MFS transporter translates to MESAGVLSRDRIVASPGWSRWLVPPAALSIHLAIGSVYSWSVFKLPLHETLRASGLLSAMPFTLGIVMLGLSAAVFGTAVERRGPRWAMFVATVCFCGGLLVSAMAAEIGQMWLILLGYGVIGGIGLGIGYIAPVSTLMKWFPDRPGMATGFAIMGFGGGALIASPWSSQLMKWFGTDRHGLAATFLVMGVVYAVFMAVGVLLVRVPPHEWEPPVVRVAASKFPHAAGPDRTANEAIKTPQFWLLWIVLCCNVTAGIGILERAAPIYRDYFPHAASPAALTAAAAGFVAMLSLANSLGRILWSTASDTVGRKNMYRLYLGVGAALYAVLIVTQNASKPLFLVVCILLLSFYGAGFATVPAYLRDLFGYLEIGAIHGRLLTAWSTAGVLGPVIVNAIADNRIAAHVVGPERYRWPFTIMVILLLIGAVCNELIRTPRPPSFVVSAVDTRKPESVISAEVAQ, encoded by the coding sequence ATGGAGTCTGCTGGAGTGCTGTCGCGCGATCGAATCGTTGCCAGCCCAGGATGGAGCAGGTGGCTCGTTCCGCCCGCCGCGCTCTCGATACATCTAGCGATCGGCAGCGTTTACTCCTGGAGCGTATTCAAGCTTCCGCTACACGAAACACTCAGGGCATCAGGACTTTTGAGTGCGATGCCGTTCACGCTGGGCATTGTCATGCTGGGCTTGTCGGCAGCCGTCTTCGGCACGGCGGTCGAACGGCGAGGTCCACGTTGGGCGATGTTCGTGGCGACCGTCTGCTTTTGCGGCGGTTTGCTCGTTTCGGCGATGGCCGCCGAGATCGGCCAGATGTGGCTGATCCTCCTCGGCTACGGAGTCATCGGCGGGATCGGACTCGGAATCGGTTACATTGCACCGGTTTCCACGTTGATGAAATGGTTTCCCGACCGGCCCGGAATGGCGACAGGATTCGCCATCATGGGGTTTGGCGGCGGTGCGCTAATCGCCTCGCCGTGGTCGTCGCAGTTGATGAAGTGGTTCGGTACCGACCGGCATGGGCTGGCTGCGACGTTCTTGGTAATGGGCGTAGTGTATGCGGTCTTCATGGCGGTGGGAGTGCTGCTGGTCCGCGTCCCGCCGCACGAATGGGAACCGCCCGTCGTCAGGGTGGCAGCGTCGAAGTTCCCGCATGCCGCTGGGCCCGATCGCACCGCCAACGAGGCGATCAAGACCCCACAATTCTGGTTGCTGTGGATTGTGTTGTGCTGCAACGTCACTGCCGGTATCGGCATCCTGGAACGGGCAGCGCCGATCTACCGAGACTACTTTCCGCATGCGGCGTCCCCTGCGGCGCTGACCGCGGCCGCGGCGGGATTCGTCGCGATGCTGTCGCTGGCGAACTCGTTGGGACGCATCCTCTGGTCCACGGCTTCGGACACGGTCGGTCGCAAGAACATGTACCGGCTCTATCTCGGTGTCGGGGCGGCGCTGTACGCCGTGTTGATCGTCACGCAAAACGCGAGCAAGCCGCTGTTCCTGGTGGTCTGCATCCTGCTGCTGTCCTTCTACGGCGCGGGGTTTGCGACGGTGCCGGCCTATCTGCGTGACCTGTTCGGCTACCTCGAGATCGGAGCGATCCACGGCCGGCTGTTGACCGCGTGGTCGACGGCGGGCGTGCTCGGACCGGTGATCGTCAACGCGATCGCCGACAATCGCATCGCCGCCCACGTGGTGGGTCCCGAGCGATACAGATGGCCGTTCACGATCATGGTGATCCTGTTGCTGATCGGCGCGGTCTGCAACGAGCTGATTCGCACGCCGCGGCCGCCCAGCTTCGTCGTGTCGGCGGTCGATACGCGAAAGCCGGAGTCCGTCATTTCGGCAGAGGTCGCACAATGA
- a CDS encoding pyridoxamine 5'-phosphate oxidase family protein has translation MTAFNVPQRQEFLAALHVGVLSVAADDGRPPASVPIWYDYVPGGNIRVNTGASSRKAKLIERAGVVTLVVQREEPPYQYVVVEGTVVDTAKPTPMAVREEIAIRYLGEEGGRAFVSSMENQETVLFTVRPDRWITADFSGEL, from the coding sequence ATGACTGCTTTCAACGTGCCCCAGCGCCAGGAGTTCCTCGCAGCACTACACGTCGGCGTGCTGTCCGTCGCCGCCGACGACGGCCGCCCACCTGCCAGCGTCCCGATTTGGTACGACTACGTCCCGGGCGGAAACATCCGGGTCAACACCGGGGCGTCGTCTCGTAAGGCCAAGCTCATCGAGCGGGCTGGGGTAGTGACACTGGTCGTGCAGCGCGAAGAACCGCCGTATCAATATGTGGTCGTCGAGGGCACCGTGGTCGACACCGCCAAGCCCACCCCCATGGCCGTGCGCGAAGAGATCGCGATCCGCTACCTCGGCGAGGAGGGCGGGCGCGCATTCGTCAGCAGCATGGAGAATCAGGAAACCGTGCTGTTCACCGTGCGCCCGGACCGCTGGATCACCGCTGATTTCTCCGGTGAGCTCTGA
- a CDS encoding PAS and ANTAR domain-containing protein — MKWDLNGQSADVEQALAGGAPQRAGWFRFYFSDQRWEWSEQVQRLHGYEPGSVTPTTELVLSHKHPDDRGQVAATIDQILNTRQAFSTRHRIIDTRGQVRQVVVVGDQLRDDQGDVIGTHGFYVDVSPLPDQTREDLVSAKLAEIAEQRAGIEQAKGMLMLVYGIGDGPAFDLLKWLSQEANVKLRLLAEQICEDFRTLGPRVSSQSDFDHLLLTAHERVDPAIVWGP; from the coding sequence ATGAAATGGGACCTCAACGGCCAGTCGGCCGACGTCGAACAAGCCCTGGCCGGTGGTGCGCCGCAGCGGGCAGGCTGGTTCCGGTTCTACTTCTCCGACCAGCGCTGGGAGTGGTCCGAACAGGTACAACGGTTGCACGGGTATGAGCCCGGCAGCGTGACCCCGACCACCGAGCTGGTGTTGTCGCACAAACACCCGGACGACCGCGGGCAGGTCGCGGCCACCATCGATCAGATCCTCAACACCCGTCAGGCATTCAGCACTCGGCACCGAATCATCGATACCCGCGGACAGGTGCGCCAGGTGGTGGTCGTCGGTGACCAACTGCGCGATGACCAAGGTGATGTGATCGGAACCCACGGGTTCTACGTCGACGTCTCTCCGCTGCCCGACCAGACGCGAGAAGACCTCGTCAGCGCGAAGCTGGCCGAGATCGCCGAACAGCGCGCGGGCATCGAGCAGGCCAAAGGAATGTTGATGCTGGTCTACGGCATCGGCGACGGTCCGGCCTTCGACCTGCTTAAGTGGCTATCCCAGGAGGCCAACGTCAAGCTGCGGCTGCTCGCCGAGCAGATCTGCGAAGACTTCCGCACCCTCGGTCCCCGCGTCAGCTCGCAGTCGGATTTCGACCACTTATTGCTGACCGCGCACGAGCGCGTCGACCCGGCGATTGTATGGGGACCATAA
- a CDS encoding phytoene desaturase family protein, with translation MSRSYDAITIGSGLGGLTAAALYARAGHKVLVLERNAELGGAATTYRHGMLNIEASLHETVDPQDPHDPKARVLRALGVLDDLDFVPIGAFYEVRGRLFDPPFVLPHGFDAAEAALAARFPHQRSAFRRYFQRLRAVQDATAMVGEEHDSLWWFMHAPVVPLKLWPLLRDARLSLSEVFDDIFGDDEGPKLALAANLGYYTDDADRLWWLFYAVAQGSYLASGGTYIKGGSATLSRKLAEVVETEGGEARTGRTATEIILDDAGHVTAVAHTAAHGADRVVDSTPVVFGNAAPTVLAEALPPEARKSFAAPYEGRRPSISLFSIALGLNVSPRELGFTQYSTVLIPEWMESLTDYARGAELLADAPGTRMPAIGIVDYGAVDSGLNPAGQHLVSVVGVDSVANWEDLSDQACRAKREQWLDAIVTEIDRYFPGFAGAVVQREMATAATMHRYLNTPGGSIYGFAPEPPRTFRALRSYRNVATAVPGLWLASSYGGTGGFTGAMMTGMLAAQAALKSRRSDPVSH, from the coding sequence ATGAGTCGTTCTTACGATGCCATCACCATCGGGTCGGGTCTCGGCGGGCTTACCGCGGCCGCGCTGTACGCGAGGGCCGGGCACAAGGTACTGGTCCTTGAACGCAATGCCGAGTTGGGCGGGGCGGCAACGACCTATCGGCACGGGATGCTCAACATCGAAGCTTCGCTGCACGAGACGGTGGACCCGCAGGATCCGCACGACCCAAAGGCCCGTGTTCTGCGGGCGCTCGGCGTCCTCGACGACCTCGACTTTGTGCCCATCGGCGCGTTTTACGAAGTCCGCGGGCGATTGTTCGATCCACCTTTCGTCCTGCCGCACGGCTTCGATGCCGCCGAAGCGGCGCTAGCCGCCAGGTTCCCCCACCAGCGGTCGGCCTTCCGCCGGTACTTCCAGCGACTGCGGGCCGTCCAGGACGCGACAGCGATGGTCGGTGAGGAGCACGACAGCCTGTGGTGGTTCATGCACGCGCCGGTGGTCCCCCTCAAGTTATGGCCGCTCCTGCGAGACGCCCGGCTAAGCCTCTCAGAGGTGTTCGACGACATATTCGGCGACGACGAGGGGCCGAAGCTGGCGCTGGCGGCGAACCTTGGCTACTACACTGATGACGCCGACCGGCTGTGGTGGCTGTTCTACGCCGTCGCGCAAGGAAGCTATCTTGCCAGCGGCGGCACGTACATCAAGGGCGGCTCGGCGACACTGAGCCGAAAGCTCGCCGAAGTGGTCGAGACCGAGGGCGGCGAAGCGCGCACGGGCCGTACGGCCACCGAAATCATCCTCGACGATGCAGGCCACGTGACCGCTGTCGCCCACACCGCGGCACACGGCGCCGACCGCGTCGTCGACAGCACACCAGTCGTCTTCGGCAACGCCGCCCCGACCGTACTCGCCGAAGCCCTCCCACCGGAAGCACGAAAGTCGTTCGCTGCCCCATACGAGGGACGGCGCCCGTCGATCTCATTATTTTCAATTGCCTTGGGGCTCAACGTGTCACCCCGCGAGCTGGGCTTCACCCAATACTCGACAGTGCTGATCCCGGAGTGGATGGAATCGCTGACGGACTATGCACGCGGGGCTGAACTCCTGGCTGACGCGCCCGGAACCCGCATGCCCGCGATAGGCATCGTCGATTACGGCGCCGTCGACAGCGGGCTGAATCCGGCAGGCCAGCACCTTGTCTCCGTCGTCGGCGTGGACAGTGTCGCCAATTGGGAGGACCTGAGTGACCAGGCGTGCCGGGCCAAGCGCGAGCAGTGGCTCGATGCGATCGTGACCGAGATCGACAGGTACTTCCCCGGTTTCGCCGGTGCGGTCGTGCAACGCGAAATGGCTACTGCCGCAACGATGCACCGCTATCTCAATACTCCCGGCGGGTCGATATACGGTTTCGCACCAGAGCCGCCCAGGACCTTTCGCGCTCTGCGCTCGTACCGAAATGTCGCCACAGCCGTACCTGGGTTGTGGCTTGCCTCGAGCTACGGCGGCACCGGAGGATTCACCGGAGCCATGATGACAGGGATGCTGGCTGCGCAGGCCGCCCTGAAGTCACGACGCAGTGACCCAGTGAGCCATTGA
- a CDS encoding MerR family transcriptional regulator, with protein sequence MTDVPDQTRTPSPDHGVYGISVAAELSGVAVQSLRLYERHGLLTPSRSDGGTRRYSADDLARLRRISALVDAGVNLAGIARILNLEDDNAELSAANTDLRSSNRTLRSAARAAKSKRKK encoded by the coding sequence ATGACCGATGTCCCGGACCAGACCCGCACGCCGTCGCCCGACCATGGCGTGTACGGCATCTCGGTCGCCGCTGAACTTTCCGGCGTCGCCGTGCAGTCGCTACGGCTCTACGAGCGCCACGGCCTTCTCACGCCTTCGCGCAGCGATGGCGGGACCCGGCGGTACAGCGCCGACGACTTGGCACGACTGCGGCGCATCAGCGCGCTGGTCGACGCCGGGGTTAATCTGGCCGGCATCGCGCGCATCCTCAACCTTGAAGACGACAATGCGGAACTATCCGCAGCCAACACAGATCTGCGCTCGAGCAACCGCACCTTGCGCTCCGCGGCCAGAGCCGCGAAATCCAAGAGGAAGAAGTGA
- a CDS encoding PPE domain-containing protein yields MTQSQTVNVEYEELMARADELEQPLPAIPPTNPAAPCALSLANDAAAQLALSAESMRLYLNGCEREWKSLAKSLRKAARAYQEADEVAADSINGEGGGSGGNGRLCAYDDPEGDSGWSPPPPPPPPAPFDYPYYEVRQATMDIEDGDQGAAFGAFAHDWDNFQRTFQEEAYRFRPFTCWEGDARTAVEQNFEQQRAWIYSMVQLCATLSKQAIGVVDAQKKLRSDSGSADEDSDGNYLIPEQHPGPIDVSNCDYWYKFYVEADPESLHYAIAWYARMQKQSEGALKLYVANASLPLPPVNPGMFPTASVSDFDLKSEIFGDGQLEDLPLDLPGDDSLGGLTGMPTLPGLGMPSMPDESKLAGAAAGPPVPAVGSGSHPLTGSGVKPASLGGGGIGVVPPLRPLTSSFSQEPSPAPATNGYPGLGRGVPGAGAALGGGGMGMPPMAPNGAHGKGAEKGKRLQDERALYTERRAWTEGIIGRSRGRTSPEKEIVKPLAYARLDGQAG; encoded by the coding sequence ATGACACAGTCCCAGACGGTGAACGTAGAATACGAAGAGCTTATGGCCCGGGCCGACGAACTCGAGCAGCCCCTTCCGGCTATCCCGCCCACCAATCCGGCTGCGCCATGTGCCCTTTCGCTGGCGAACGATGCTGCCGCCCAACTAGCGCTGTCCGCCGAGTCGATGCGCCTGTATTTAAATGGTTGCGAGAGGGAATGGAAATCGCTGGCCAAATCCCTGAGAAAGGCGGCCAGGGCTTATCAAGAGGCCGACGAAGTCGCCGCGGATTCCATCAACGGCGAAGGTGGCGGATCGGGCGGAAATGGCCGGCTGTGCGCCTACGACGACCCGGAGGGCGATTCAGGTTGGTCTCCGCCGCCGCCACCGCCACCACCTGCGCCCTTCGACTACCCTTACTACGAGGTCAGACAGGCGACGATGGATATCGAAGACGGCGACCAGGGAGCGGCGTTCGGGGCATTCGCCCATGACTGGGACAACTTTCAGCGAACATTCCAGGAAGAGGCCTACCGGTTCCGCCCGTTCACTTGCTGGGAAGGTGACGCCCGGACGGCTGTTGAACAAAATTTCGAGCAACAGCGAGCCTGGATATATTCAATGGTGCAATTGTGCGCCACGCTAAGTAAGCAGGCAATCGGCGTTGTTGACGCTCAGAAAAAGCTGCGGTCCGACAGCGGTTCGGCGGATGAGGATTCCGACGGAAACTATCTTATTCCTGAACAGCATCCCGGACCCATTGACGTATCGAATTGCGATTATTGGTACAAGTTCTATGTCGAAGCTGATCCAGAGAGTCTGCACTATGCGATCGCGTGGTATGCAAGAATGCAGAAGCAGTCCGAGGGAGCGTTAAAGCTTTATGTTGCCAATGCATCGTTACCTTTACCGCCAGTGAATCCCGGTATGTTCCCGACCGCCTCGGTGTCTGATTTCGATCTCAAAAGCGAGATCTTCGGTGACGGACAGCTCGAGGACCTACCGCTTGACCTTCCCGGCGACGACAGCCTCGGGGGCCTGACCGGCATGCCTACCCTGCCAGGCCTCGGAATGCCGTCGATGCCCGACGAGTCGAAGTTGGCCGGTGCCGCAGCGGGGCCGCCGGTCCCCGCCGTCGGGTCAGGTTCACACCCACTGACCGGTTCGGGGGTCAAACCAGCGTCGTTGGGAGGTGGAGGAATCGGCGTTGTGCCACCGTTAAGGCCGTTGACATCGTCATTCAGCCAGGAACCGTCGCCAGCACCGGCGACGAACGGTTACCCAGGCCTGGGCCGTGGGGTCCCGGGCGCTGGCGCCGCGTTGGGCGGGGGCGGGATGGGCATGCCGCCAATGGCGCCCAACGGCGCCCACGGGAAAGGCGCCGAAAAGGGCAAGCGCTTGCAGGACGAGCGTGCGCTCTACACCGAGCGGCGGGCGTGGACCGAGGGAATCATCGGTCGATCGCGGGGCAGGACCTCTCCCGAAAAGGAGATCGTAAAACCCCTCGCCTATGCACGCCTTGATGGTCAGGCGGGGTAG